A part of Aegilops tauschii subsp. strangulata cultivar AL8/78 chromosome 2, Aet v6.0, whole genome shotgun sequence genomic DNA contains:
- the LOC109737671 gene encoding protein FAR1-RELATED SEQUENCE 5-like: MGALAPMNIIIDQDFSMHAGIEKVFPLAVHRHCRWHIIKKAEETLGPFFANRPELHSAFELCVDHSLTVEEFERSWMAMIETYQVQDNKTLASLWEKRMYWVSAYFMECFFPFLQTTQHSKGFNAVLKRYVSPGNSLLQFAKQYSALQQKILGSELQQEANTALKPPKLLTYLPMERQMSKIYTNKIFNK, from the coding sequence ATGGGTGCACTTGCTCCGATGAACATAATAATAGACCAGGATTTTAGCATGCATGCGGGCATAGAGAAGGTCTTTCCGTTGGCAGTGCATAGGCACTGCAGGTGGCACATTATAAAGAAGGCTGAGGAGACGCTAGGACCGTTCTTTGCTAACCGTCCAGAGCTGCACAGTGCATTCGAGCTGTGCGTGGACCACAGCTTGACGGTGGAGGAGTTTGAAAGGAGCTGGATGGCTATGATTGAAACATATCAAGTGCAAGACAACAAGACGCTTGCTAGCCTGTGGGAGAAGCGAATGTACTGGGTGTCGGCCTACTTCATGGAGTGCTTCTTCCCGTTTCTGCAGACTACGCAGCACAGCAAGGGGTTCAATGCTGTTTTGAAGCGGTACGTGAGCCCTGGCAACTCATTGCTGCAGTTTGCCAAGCAATACTCCGCTTTGCAACAAAAAATACTGGGATCTGAGCTACAGCAAGAAGCAAACACCGCGCTCAAGCCGCCAAAATTGCTAACGTATTTACCGATGGAGAGGCAGATGAGCAAGATATACACCAACAAGATTTTTAACAAGTAA